The Penaeus monodon isolate SGIC_2016 chromosome 8, NSTDA_Pmon_1, whole genome shotgun sequence sequence ACGTAtacggatatgtatatgtacacgggTACACATGaatacacgcactcgcacacgcagacacacacaaacacacacacacacacacacacacacacacacacacacacacacacacacacacacacacacacgcacacacacacacacacacacacacacacacacacacaagcaaaatgaAAAAGGCACCACATTCACAGTAACACCAATAACCTTTACCAAACACCTTACACCCTCCTCAATATCCTTTTCCAAATCAACCCTTTCTAacacgtctcccccccccctcctgcagaTGCGACCGCAGCGGCTCCAACGGACCAATCCGCCTCGCCGCCGTGCGTTGTCCGAATGCCTTGGCTTTTGACGTCGACAATCAAGTCTGTGACTGGAAGCAGAACGTCAAGAATTGTGATAGACTGGAGCGTAAGTATGAGATAAACTGTACCtaatgcgtgtgtctgtttgtgtgtgtgtgtgtgtttgtgtgttagcgtgtgtttgttagtgtgtatgtgtggttagtgtgtgtttgtgtgtgtttgtttgtttgtttgtgtgtgtgtgtgtgtgtgtgtgtgtgtgtgtgtgtgtgtgtgtgtgtgtgtgtgtgtgtgtgtgtgtgtgtgtttgtttgtttgtgtgtacgtgtgtgtctgtgtgtatgcgtgtgtgtgtttgtgtgtgtgtacgtgtgtgtctatgtgtatgcgtgttataagcaaaacaacgaagggaagagaaaagaaacacacgattatgtcgaaggccatttttctttgtttacttattttctcatttaatagaaaaaattaaatttacaggCAGCCTGAATTCACAGTTGCTCTATGCATATTGCTCCTAAATTTCCGAAATATAGTCACGGATATTCGAAATTCTTCCCGTGCACTTTTTATTGATCAAGTCATGTGATATAATCTGTACTGTAAGAACATAAAGTAAATAGCATATCTTCAGTACTtccatacaaaaataaatcactatatgtattcataaaagTTAAAACGTGGGATAGATTTAAGTCCTACCTAACAAAAGATACAACGCCCCAACTGGCTTACAGAGAAAACAATTCTAAGTTCTAGACCACTGGTCCTAAAAGTATACCTTGAAGGGTTTTGTGCGGACGTGGTACTTCTGTCGGTTGTGCAACGCCTGGTCAAGCCTCCATTCTTGCCGAAGGGCTAGACGGTagcaggggggtggggaggggaaggggagaggggaaggggaaggagtagggggtggggggaaggggaaggagtaggggtcgggggaagggggaggggagggggaaggcggagaggaaggggaaggggaggggaagggggagggaaggtgagagggaggggagagggaaggggagggggaggagaaggggaagggggtggtaaTGATGTGGTGAtagaaggagggagtaggggggggggttctgttggATCTTCTCCTTTCTACTTAAACGCGTGTATTAATTTCGCATTTATGTTTCTCTTCCTATAATTGTAATCATACAAAATTAGATATTGCTTCGCGTAAAGCTGCTGTATAAcctttttttgtgcgtgttatgtgtgtgtgtgtgtgtgtgtgtgtgtgtgtgtgtgtgtgtgtgtgtgtgtgtgtgtgtgtgtgtgtgtgtgtgtgtgtgtgtgtgtgtgtgtgcgtgtgtgtgtgttttatgtgtgtttgtctgtgtgtgtgtgtgtgtgtgtgtgggtgtgcgttatatgtgtgtgtgactgtttatttgtagatatatttgcttatattgTGCGCatatgtttgcttgtgtttgtgcgaGCATTCTCAAGCAGACCCACTATGCACGCAACAATCCTcactcaccgcccccccccctcgtagGCCCCCGGAAGGTGAAGCCCCTCCTGTACACGGATGAGCCGATCTGCCCGCCCAACCAGCTGGCCTGCGGCGACGGTACCTGCATCGCCAAGGCCTTCTTCTGCAACGGCAACAATGACTGTGCCGACGGCTCCGACGAGAATGCTTGCAGTAAGTATTGCCTCTGGGGTTGTTTGTCTGATCAAGCTGATCGGGAATGATTAGAATGTGTTTAGAGTAACGGATGAATAATGAATATCGAAGCACACATTTTGCTTGATTCACGACGCCCggcgcctctccttcccccagaCGTGCGCGAGGACCCCAACCGCGCGCCGAAGTGCGACAAAGAGCAGTGCATCCTCCCCGACTGCTTCTGCTCCGCCGACGGCACGCAGATCCCCGGTAACCTGGGCCTCAACCAGACGCCCCAGATGATCACCATCACCTTCTCCGGCGCCATTAATGAGGGCAACATCGACCTGTATCAAGAAATCTTCAATGAGAACAACAAGAATGCCAACGGCTGCCAGATCAAGGGCACCTTCTTCGTGTCGCACAGGTATACCAACTACTCGGCCGTCCAGGAGCTCCACCGCAAGGGCCACGAGATCGCCGTCTTCTCCATCAGCAACCGCGCCGAGGCCTCCTACTGGACCGACGGCACATACGACGACTGGCTCACCGAGATGGCCGGCGCGCGCCTCATCATCGAGAGGTTCGCCAACATCACGGACAACTCCATCATCGGCGTCCGCGCCCCTTACCTGCGCGTCGGCGGCAACACGCAGTTCGAGATGATGACAGATCAGCTCTTCATCTACGACGCCTCCATCACCGCCCCTCTGGACCGCGTCCCCCTTTGGCCCTACACCCTTTACTTCCGCATGCCCCACAAGTGCCACGGCAATGCCCAGAACTGCCCCTCCAGATCCCACCCCGTCTGGGAGATGGTCGTCAACGAGCTGGATCGCCGTGAAGACCTCATGCACGACGAGAAGCTCTCCGGCTGCCACTTCGTCGACTCGTGCACCAACATCCGAGAAGCAGATCAGTTTGAGAAGCTGCTCCACAACAACTTCAACAGGCACTACAACACGAACCGCGCCCCGCTCGGCCTCCACTTCACCGCCGCCTGGTTCAAGAGGAACAAGGAGTTCAAGAACGTCCTCCTGAAGTTCATCAACGAAAAGCGAGCGCAGAACGACGTCTACTTCGTCACGCTCCTCCAGGTGATCCAGTGGATGCAGAACCCCACGGAGGTCACCGCCATCCGGGACTTCGCGGACTGGAAGGAGAAGTGCGACGTGAAGGGCCAGCCGTACTGCTCGCTGCCCAACTCGTGCCCTCTCAGGACCCACGAGCTGCGCAACGAGGAGCTCAACCTCTACACCTGCATGGAGTGCCCGCGCAACTACCCCTGGCTCCTGGACCCCACTGGCGACGGCCTTGACCTcgtgtgaggaggaggagcagatggaGTCCTTCAGCTGGCTAGGATACCATGTAGCAATATTCCCAAATGAGACCCGAGGTCCAGCCTGACCGTACAGTATAGAATCTAGTCTTTATATTTTCGGGCCTGGTGCCTGATTTATTCTTTGTTTGTGTACGTCCTCTTAACTCCTTCAAGTAACACTGGACCATGTTTTCTtcccaaagaaaaatgaaaaagagatccTCATACCTGCTCAAGTAACGAAAGCCTTCAGTGgctggggttgtgttttgttatttattcaacctatacccctcccctacccctcccgcaCCGCCACAGTATTGCCAATGATTGCACATGTTACAAAGGGCATCATGCAGTCCCATCAAACAAAATCATCCATTCAGTCCGAATTCCCTTCTTCCTTATCATGACTACGCCTTCGTCTAATTCCTCTTACGCGTGTTCGGAAACAAGAATATTCCACGAAGAACTTACCTTATTACCTAAGACAGTATTCTCCCCAACGGACCCTCCTACCTCGCACACAAACCAACTATTCCAAAGGCAAAGATGTTTTAAACCGATCCCATTCTACCTCGTCCCACTGgctgatctgttttttttttttttgtaattttttttgtgtttatatttatcagATCTGTCCAAGATCCCCACCCCTTCCTAACCCCTCCCTGACCCCCAGTATAACCCTAAAAGTAATGAATCAAAGCTACCCATTACCAAACATATCTAAAACTAAGATACAAAcgcgttttataataataaacctTCAGTGAGGTTGATGAGTATGAAGTATGGTTGCATGaactcaattttctttctttttttcttcactaacAACGATATGACTTTTGTTTGAGTGTCAAaggccaggatttttttttcttctttttgtttagaTATTGAATGGCTGTTGCTGGCCTTCCTGAGTATGCTTAATGTTatcctttcctttcttgtttaAACTTAAGGTCCTATGCTGTAAATTGCCTCTGTTTGATCTGTTATTTtgtctgaatatatgtatgttgggatttttttatataccaatTTACGACAACTTTCCAATGTGTATGTTGCGTGtcttcaataaatatatatggaaattcgtgtggtttatttttttttctttgcctttgcaGTGAAAAGACGTACGATactaaaaatgaaatagataaaattgaaatattgCGAATAGAGATAATAACTGGTGGGGAAGAGGTAGGAACAAAAAAGGGCAAGTGAGAAGAaggcaaaaggagaaagaagacgtaagaaaagagaagacaataaAAACGAAACCGAGGAAaatgcgaaagaaagagaaatagaaagaaccaGTGTCATGGGTAAAAGCAAATTACATTACCAAAACATAATTAATGTGATAAGATAACAGACGACTtttcagatagataaatagatcaataataGATAGCTAATCAGACAATCATTGGAGTCAATAAAGGGAAAAGTTGATATCCAAAGGAATGAATTCATGAATAAGTGAACAAGGAAGTAAATGAATAagtcagcaagaaaaaaaaaatggaagggctaataaaaaaaataatgttgatcgAATAAATTTCTTTGATTTAGATTCTAAAGAGACAcaagaatgagaataaatgagACGCAAAGCATattgtgaaagaaaaatttaaaaaaatatatataaaaaagaagatgagacAGGTGAAGATGATTATTccgagtgaataaaaaaaatataacagtaatactgacAAATTAGCAAATATATTACCTGAAACTTACCGTATcgattatatatgtacgtgtacgtgtgtattatCTATTTCAACCGCACGTACGcttgtacatgtgtgcatatgaaaGTGAGTGGGCGGGTGAGTGTGTAACTTCAGATGACTTCGCTCGTTTACGTTAGAAAATGAAAGTTTCGTCGCTCAAAGCCGGCGTCGATTTCCCGTAGAGTTACTCCGGAGATTTttcgagaacgagagagaaatgcgctgatggataggtggataggtagatagatagatagatagataggcagacagatagacagacagacaaatagctagacagacagacagacagacagacagacagatatatagacagacagacagatagatagatgatagagagagagagagagagagagagagagagagagagaaagagagagagagagagagagagagagagagagagagagagggagagagagagtgagagagagtgagagagagagagagagagagagagagagagagagagagagagagacaggcaggcaaacagagagaatgagtgaaagagagagtgatataaaaaaagaaaaaaagaaaatgaaaggaaactaAATTAAATTTCCACAAGCACAAAGGCAACCTCAGTCTtctaaaacgaaagaaagaaagaaacaaacaaaacaatgaacAACAAATAACTGACGAACAGAAGAAGCGGTTATCCAAGATGGCGCCCGTTCTTTCCCCGCCCGAGGCTACTCCCTCTCCCAGGCTACCAAGTGCTAAGTCCCTTCCTCCCGTCTCTgccctctcgctcttccctctcttctctctctctctctctattctctctcctctctctctctcttctcctctctctctctctctctcgttttctctctctctctctctctctcctctctctctctctctcttcNNNNNNNNNNNNNNNNNNNNNNNNNNNNNNNNNNNNNNNNNNNNNNNNNNNNNNNNNNNNNNNNNNNNNNNNNNNNNNNNNNNNNNNNNNNNNNNNNNNNCACGTCGCTGTGTCGGCGTAGTCGGTCATGCGTGTTTCCCTCGGTTCGTCGAGGAGGCTATTTTTAACATCGCTGATGAAATATCCGTCTGCTGTATCGGTATGCGGGTGTGTCTGGATGAAGAGGTGGATGAGTAAAGGAACAGACATGTAAGCAGACATGTTGTATATCTTTATTtacaaatatctaaatatatgtttatatatatgtatatatatatatatatatgtatatatatatatatatatatatatatatatatatatatatatatatatatatatatatatatacaagcacacgtatacatatgcaatatatatatatatatataatatatatatatatatatatatatatatatatatatatatatatatatatatgtgtgtgtgtgtgtgtgtgtgtgtgtgtgtgtgtgtgtgtgtgtgtgtgtgtgtgtgtgtgtgtgtgtgttttggtgtgtgtgtgtatatatatatatatatatatatatatatatatatacatatatatatatatatatatatatatatatatatatatatatatatatatatatatatatatatatatatatatatatatatgcacacatccacaATAAGGAATGGAACTCTCTATGAGTTCCTATTCAGAAGAatgattaaccgaaatggatacatggagataattttgacaaaattatatagtggtagagagacagaacgaacaagagttAAATCAGGCCCCAGGAGGAGGGTCAGGGTCGAAGAATCTGGGGAAGGCTCCACTAACTAACGaagaggtaaggtcatccaagttAAAATTAGGTCATCCAAGTTAACTAACGaagaggtaaggtcatccaagttAAGATTAGGTAATTTTCTGATTAACTGAGCTAGCATTTTCCTCTCAtaagaatttgctgatttatgaattaatttagcactTTTCGAGTTAAGATGGTGACCTTCaacacgtaaatgaacgaaacccGCGTTTGACACTCTGGCGtacctaacatcacgtttatacttacacacacatgcacacacacacacacacacacacacacacacacacacacacacacacacacacacacacacacacacacacacatatatatatatatatatatatatatatatatatatatatatatatatatataaattatgaatgagaatgaatatcttaacaatacaagagatgtatctgaccggtttcgattatatcgtcAAAAACACATGATCGACACGGTCAAaaaaatctcttgtattgtgaagatattcgttctcattcataccttttctacatttgcaaCAGTTTgggttcttattttatattttttatatattatatatatatataaaattattatatatatatactaattatatatatatatatctatatatattataattatataatatatattattataatatataaatattattattattttaaaattgcgATATATGGTACCCACatacacaattaaaaaatataaatgaaaaatatatatatatatatatatatatattattatattatataatcatatataatattttaaatatattttttatatataatatatatatatacccccccgcacacacatacacacaacaaaaaccacacacacacacacaccacacccaccacacacaccacacacaccaccacacacacacccacacacacacacatattatatatatatatatattatattttaaaatatattattatatatatatataggtgtgtgtggttattatatgtatatatgttgtcatTTTAACCGCCGTGTCACGCatgatacaatatatctatatctatatcttctattcttattatattatatatatatataagagagagagaagtagatgaagataatacacacccacacacaccacaccacacaccccacattaattttataaaaatatatattttaaaatttatatatatatataaattataaatatataattatatataatatatatattattatatata is a genomic window containing:
- the LOC119576133 gene encoding chitin deacetylase 1-like — translated: MARSFLLWGVLAVGIVVEGLVAPVPPEPLSREKRQLAQFDLPVTTEELCRNKDNEEFFRLPTVPDCRDVFRCDRSGSNGPIRLAAVRCPNALAFDVDNQVCDWKQNVKNCDRLERPRKVKPLLYTDEPICPPNQLACGDGTCIAKAFFCNGNNDCADGSDENACNVREDPNRAPKCDKEQCILPDCFCSADGTQIPGNLGLNQTPQMITITFSGAINEGNIDLYQEIFNENNKNANGCQIKGTFFVSHRYTNYSAVQELHRKGHEIAVFSISNRAEASYWTDGTYDDWLTEMAGARLIIERFANITDNSIIGVRAPYLRVGGNTQFEMMTDQLFIYDASITAPLDRVPLWPYTLYFRMPHKCHGNAQNCPSRSHPVWEMVVNELDRREDLMHDEKLSGCHFVDSCTNIREADQFEKLLHNNFNRHYNTNRAPLGLHFTAAWFKRNKEFKNVLLKFINEKRAQNDVYFVTLLQVIQWMQNPTEVTAIRDFADWKEKCDVKGQPYCSLPNSCPLRTHELRNEELNLYTCMECPRNYPWLLDPTGDGLDLV